In a genomic window of Brassica rapa cultivar Chiifu-401-42 chromosome A10, CAAS_Brap_v3.01, whole genome shotgun sequence:
- the LOC108870124 gene encoding uncharacterized protein LOC108870124, with protein MFLEVVGQVKTKRDISSRYQRSLDTVQRKLDDVLSALLKFVEDTLRPQESEFTRVNPVLRNDDRYWPYFRDCIGALNGTHVLFLYAYLGVPGRAHDTKVLTHCARNEASFPHPHPEKYYLVDSGYPTRTGYLCPHRSMQ; from the exons ATGTTTCTCGAGGTTGTTGGTCAAGTTAAGACGAAGCGGGATATTAGTTCAAGGTATCAAAGATCATTGGATACGGTACAAAGGAAGCTTGATGATGTCTTGAGTGCTCTTCTCAAGTTTGTAGAGGATACACTAAGACCACAAGAAAGCGAGTTTACAAGAGTTAATCCGGTTTTGAGGAATGATGATCGGTATTGGCCTTATTTCAGAGATTGTATTGGAGCACTTAATGGAACTCATGTCCTG TTCTTATATGCATATCTCGGTGTACCTGGTAGAGCACATGATACCAAGGTTTTGACTCATTGTGCGAGGAATGAGGCTTCTTTCCCACATCCTCATCCTGAAAAGTATTATCTAGTTGACTCTGGATATCCGACCAGGACAGGCTATCTTTGTCCGCATCGTAGTATGCAATAG